Proteins encoded in a region of the Panicum hallii strain FIL2 chromosome 3, PHallii_v3.1, whole genome shotgun sequence genome:
- the LOC112884288 gene encoding L10-interacting MYB domain-containing protein-like, translated as MVEIDWNAVNTRELCKLFAEQVRRGNRPNTYLNSVGYAEVEKGMKDRLGIEVSKLQIKNKWDKLKEDFKAWKKLAVSDIPGCGKFRKQGLQNEEELQVCFGSIISIGTDHWSPHMASAEEGQNATNEEDTAEDAADIGQNSTNEGGTQEDSSPINENGKRAPRFIQEKGKKPKTGTALLIQEAVTSMATSASSYASKKEGKYSIDEVMGHVLACGADYETNEYFIASELFVKKEQREMFMTFPSNEFRFSWLTRKYMGKYGK; from the exons GTTTGCTGAACAAGTTCGTAGAGGGAATCGTCCCAACACGTATTTGAATTCGGTTGGGTATGCTGAAGTTGAGAAAGGGATGAAAGATAGACTCGGTATTGAGGTGAGCAAGCTGCAAATTAAAAACAAATGGGACAAGCTGAAAGAAGATTTCAAGGCATGGAAAAAATT AGCGGTAAGT GACATTCCAGGCTGTGGAAAATTCAGGAAACAAGGACTCCAAAATGAAGAGGAACTACAAGTGTGTTTTGGTAGCATCATTAGTATTGGTACAGATCATTGGTCACCACATATGGCGAGTGCTGAGGAAGGACAAAATGCCACCAATGAAGAAGACACAGCAGAGGATGCAGCTGATATTGGGCAAAATAGCACCAATGAAGGGGGCACACAAGAGGATTCATCTCCTATCAATGAAAATGGCAAAAGAGCACCAAGGTTTATCCAAGAAAAAGGCAAGAAGCCGAAAACAGGGACTGCATTACTCATTCAAGAGGCAGTGACATCCATGGCTACTTCAGCTAGCTCTTATGCTTCCAAGAAAGAAGGAAAATATTCTATTGATGAAGTGATGGGACACGTTCTTGCTTGTGGTGCCGATTATGAGACCAATGAATATTTCATTGCATCTgaattatttgtgaaaaagGAACAGAGAGAAATGTTCATGACGTTTCCTTCTAATGAGTTTAGGTTCAGCTGGCTTACTAGGAAGTATATGGGCAAGTATGGAAAGTAG